A stretch of Paludisphaera rhizosphaerae DNA encodes these proteins:
- a CDS encoding Calx-beta domain-containing protein has translation MRSPNSRRPRSLNRRSRPARSRRTSLERLEARELLTAVGVPDGLVSWWTGDGTAADLKGVNNASLISGATYAAGKVGKAFSLDGVNDRVQLADSDSLKLTGSMSIEGWIKVDTFPTSGHGEIFFRGDDRGGLDPYSLSVEPDGTLCFLVTNASNAGVTLKSPIALGQFIHVAATLDDATGSMKLYMNGSLAAQMTTTIRPFRDLDPASNPSIGIGNHGGYPSTPHNFPFDGLIDELSVYNRTLTPGEILGISSAGVDGKIRAANYFAADYPTVVEGPAATTSPVTFTIRRVGSLAGQAVVDWTTGNGTATAGTDFASASGQVVFADGESQKTVQVTVNGDTATEADETFWLVLSTSTPGYSAGGGVATILNDDASITIADVSVVEGDTRFGSLGALVPASANGGLNRSTGMAIGPDGNLYVGSLNTNEVLRYNAATGAFMGAFVTAGSGGMNGPAVQGLIFRPDGKLYVASRNGSSVQRYDAATGAFLDTFIPTESGGLSVPKGMTFGPDGSLYISSGTNQVLRYNGTTGAFMGVFVAAGSGGLTNPRSLTFGPDGSLYVASADTDSVLKYNGTTGAFVAAFIAANSGGLDAPGDLLFANGSLYVASQNTHEVLRYNAGTGAFIEASVSADADGLNLPIGLLLDSGGSLLVGGFEEILRFSAPFPATFAITLSNASASPVTVNYATASGTASASGDFTAASGSVTFAPGETKKIVRVPIVNDAVAESTETFTVNLSNAVGGTIADGLGIGTILDDDATKFYVVDDGSANRTYEYGVPGNSIENYTLNSGNTAPRGAASTAAGDKVWVVDANKIVYVYNTSGGLLGSWTAGTLAVNAAVEGIATNGTDVWIVDAKQDKVFRYTGAASRLSGSQTAASSFSLNSANSNAKDVTTDGVNLWVVDDSSTYKVFKYTVAGSLLGSWTIAGAGSSPTGITIDPSNVSNIWIVDAGTDHVYQFDGAASRTSGSQAPSTSFVLAAGNTNPQGIADPPPAAGGTPVAKTAAIHDAVLDDLAGSSTPFWTWADAQPQTIAVADVLSTRKKPRAGLVG, from the coding sequence ATGCGCAGCCCGAACTCCCGCAGGCCCCGCTCCCTGAACCGGCGATCCCGACCCGCCCGCTCTCGCCGCACGAGCTTGGAACGGCTTGAAGCGCGTGAGTTGCTCACGGCCGTCGGCGTTCCCGACGGGCTGGTGAGCTGGTGGACGGGCGACGGCACGGCGGCCGACCTGAAAGGAGTAAACAACGCCAGCCTGATCAGCGGCGCCACCTACGCCGCGGGGAAGGTCGGGAAGGCGTTCAGCCTCGACGGCGTGAATGATCGCGTCCAACTCGCCGACTCCGACAGTTTGAAACTGACGGGCTCGATGTCGATCGAAGGCTGGATCAAGGTCGACACGTTCCCCACGAGCGGCCACGGCGAGATCTTCTTCCGCGGCGACGACCGGGGAGGGCTGGACCCGTATTCGCTCAGCGTCGAGCCGGATGGCACCTTGTGCTTCCTCGTGACGAACGCCTCGAACGCCGGAGTCACCCTCAAGTCTCCCATCGCCCTCGGTCAGTTCATCCACGTCGCCGCGACGCTCGACGACGCGACCGGTTCGATGAAGCTCTACATGAACGGGTCGCTGGCGGCGCAGATGACGACCACGATCCGGCCGTTCCGCGATCTCGACCCGGCGAGCAATCCAAGCATCGGCATCGGCAACCACGGCGGTTATCCCAGCACGCCGCACAACTTTCCGTTCGACGGGCTGATCGATGAATTGTCGGTCTACAACCGGACCCTCACCCCCGGAGAGATCCTGGGGATCTCCAGCGCCGGGGTCGATGGCAAGATCCGCGCGGCGAACTACTTCGCCGCCGATTACCCGACGGTCGTGGAAGGGCCGGCGGCGACCACGTCGCCCGTGACCTTCACGATCCGCCGCGTCGGCAGCCTTGCGGGCCAGGCCGTCGTCGACTGGACGACGGGCAACGGCACGGCGACGGCTGGGACGGACTTCGCGTCGGCGTCCGGCCAGGTCGTGTTCGCGGACGGCGAGTCGCAGAAGACCGTCCAGGTGACGGTGAACGGCGATACTGCCACCGAGGCCGATGAAACCTTCTGGCTCGTCCTTTCCACATCCACTCCCGGCTATTCGGCCGGCGGCGGCGTCGCCACGATCCTCAACGACGACGCATCGATTACCATCGCCGACGTCTCCGTCGTCGAGGGGGACACACGCTTCGGCAGCCTGGGGGCGCTCGTCCCGGCGTCGGCCAACGGCGGCCTCAACCGCTCGACGGGGATGGCCATCGGCCCGGACGGCAACCTCTACGTCGGGAGCCTGAACACGAACGAGGTCTTGCGCTACAACGCCGCCACCGGGGCCTTCATGGGCGCGTTCGTGACCGCCGGGAGCGGCGGGATGAACGGCCCGGCCGTCCAGGGCCTGATCTTCCGGCCCGACGGTAAGCTGTACGTCGCCTCGCGCAACGGCAGCAGCGTCCAGCGGTACGACGCCGCCACCGGCGCGTTTCTCGACACCTTCATCCCCACAGAAAGCGGCGGCCTGTCCGTGCCGAAAGGAATGACCTTCGGACCAGACGGAAGCCTCTACATCAGCAGCGGGACCAACCAGGTCCTTCGGTACAACGGAACGACCGGGGCGTTCATGGGCGTGTTCGTCGCGGCCGGCAGCGGTGGGTTGACGAACCCCCGGTCTCTCACGTTCGGTCCCGACGGAAGTCTGTACGTCGCCTCCGCCGACACCGATTCCGTGCTGAAGTACAACGGGACGACGGGGGCGTTCGTCGCCGCGTTCATCGCCGCGAACTCGGGCGGCCTGGACGCGCCCGGCGATCTCCTCTTCGCCAACGGCAGCCTCTACGTGGCGAGTCAGAACACTCACGAGGTCTTGCGCTACAACGCCGGGACCGGCGCGTTCATCGAGGCCTCGGTCTCGGCCGACGCCGACGGGCTCAATCTGCCGATCGGGCTCTTACTCGACTCAGGCGGGAGCCTGCTGGTCGGGGGCTTCGAGGAGATCCTCCGTTTCAGCGCCCCGTTCCCGGCCACGTTCGCGATCACCCTGAGCAACGCCAGCGCCTCGCCCGTGACGGTGAACTACGCCACGGCCAGCGGGACCGCCAGCGCCAGCGGCGACTTCACGGCCGCCTCCGGCTCGGTGACCTTCGCGCCCGGCGAGACGAAGAAGATCGTCCGCGTCCCGATCGTGAACGACGCCGTCGCCGAGTCGACCGAGACGTTCACGGTGAACCTGTCGAACGCCGTCGGCGGGACGATCGCCGACGGGCTGGGGATCGGGACCATTCTCGACGACGACGCGACCAAGTTCTACGTCGTCGACGACGGCTCCGCCAATCGGACGTACGAGTACGGCGTTCCCGGCAACTCGATCGAGAACTACACCCTCAACAGCGGCAATACGGCCCCCCGAGGCGCGGCGAGCACGGCGGCCGGGGACAAGGTGTGGGTGGTCGACGCCAACAAGATCGTCTACGTCTACAACACGAGCGGCGGATTGCTCGGCTCCTGGACGGCGGGGACGCTGGCAGTGAACGCGGCCGTCGAGGGGATCGCCACCAACGGGACCGACGTCTGGATCGTCGACGCCAAACAGGACAAGGTCTTCCGTTACACCGGAGCGGCGAGCCGCCTCTCGGGGAGCCAAACCGCCGCGAGCAGCTTCAGCCTCAACAGCGCCAACTCGAACGCCAAGGACGTCACGACCGACGGCGTGAACCTCTGGGTGGTCGACGACTCCTCGACCTACAAGGTTTTCAAATACACGGTGGCCGGGTCGCTCCTCGGAAGCTGGACGATCGCCGGCGCGGGCTCCAGTCCGACCGGGATCACCATCGACCCCTCGAACGTGAGCAACATCTGGATCGTCGACGCCGGCACCGATCACGTCTACCAGTTCGACGGCGCGGCGAGCCGGACGTCGGGGTCGCAGGCGCCTTCGACGAGCTTCGTGCTGGCGGCCGGCAACACCAACCCACAGGGGATCGCCGACCCGCCTCCGGCCGCCGGCGGCACGCCCGTCGCGAAGACCGCAGCGATCCACGATGCCGTCCTGGACGACCTGGCCGGCTCCTCCACGCCCTTCTGGACCTGGGCCGACGCCCAGCCGCAGACGATCGCCGTCGCGGACGTCCTCTCGACTCGCAAGAAGCCGCGGGCCGGCCTCGTCGGCTGA
- a CDS encoding serine hydrolase domain-containing protein — protein sequence MNRRTIAPVLLAFALASVVSSAGAQTPAPSVSVVESVDAYMREAMAKRHVPGASVAVVKDGKVLLSKGYGLANVELGVPATDQTVYQLASVTKTFTATAVMLLVGDGKLKLDDKISDRLKDLPAAWKDVTVRQLLTHTSGIKSYTSVKDFDKMTRKDFAPREILDLVAKEPLEFPSGEKWQYSNTGYFLLGMIVEQASGKPFGEFLAERIFRPLGMTKTRVNDLRAVIPGRAQGYEWDGKELKNGEYVSPTQPFSAGALVSTVADLVKWDAALAGGKILDGPTLEKMWKPTPLKEGEASYGFGWGVTKVAGHREVAHGGGIPGFSTEIARFLDDRLTIIVLTNLEGGHAGEMARKIAGLVVPALVEKPLEPIADADEAATKRLRGVLEAAVKGEADPDLFAEAAKTALVPRIKETAGKLPDFGALKAFQLVERKEVGETLRLRYRAAFANETVRASFVLDKAGKVAGLMIQPGE from the coding sequence ATGAACAGGCGGACGATTGCCCCGGTTCTCCTCGCTTTCGCGTTGGCTTCGGTCGTCTCGTCGGCGGGAGCCCAGACTCCTGCGCCATCCGTATCGGTCGTCGAGAGCGTCGACGCGTATATGCGCGAGGCGATGGCCAAGCGGCACGTGCCGGGGGCTTCGGTGGCGGTCGTGAAGGACGGCAAGGTGTTGCTGTCGAAGGGGTACGGGCTGGCGAACGTCGAGCTGGGCGTCCCGGCCACGGATCAGACGGTCTATCAGCTCGCCTCGGTGACCAAGACGTTCACGGCGACGGCCGTCATGCTGCTGGTCGGCGACGGCAAGCTGAAGCTCGACGACAAGATTTCGGACCGGCTTAAGGACCTTCCCGCAGCCTGGAAGGACGTCACCGTCCGTCAGCTTCTCACCCACACGTCGGGCATCAAGAGTTACACGTCCGTCAAGGATTTCGACAAGATGACGCGGAAGGATTTCGCCCCTCGCGAGATCCTCGACCTGGTGGCGAAGGAGCCTCTGGAGTTCCCCTCGGGCGAGAAGTGGCAATACAGCAACACGGGCTACTTCCTGCTGGGCATGATCGTGGAACAGGCGTCCGGCAAGCCATTCGGCGAATTCCTGGCCGAGCGGATCTTCCGGCCTCTGGGCATGACCAAAACTCGCGTCAACGACCTTCGCGCCGTGATTCCAGGCCGGGCGCAGGGGTACGAATGGGACGGTAAGGAGTTGAAGAACGGCGAGTACGTCAGCCCGACTCAGCCGTTCTCCGCCGGGGCGTTGGTTTCGACCGTCGCCGATCTCGTGAAATGGGACGCCGCCCTGGCCGGCGGCAAGATCCTCGACGGCCCGACCCTGGAGAAGATGTGGAAGCCGACCCCGCTCAAGGAGGGCGAAGCCTCCTACGGATTCGGCTGGGGGGTGACGAAGGTCGCCGGCCATCGCGAGGTCGCCCACGGCGGCGGCATCCCGGGCTTCTCCACCGAGATCGCCCGATTCCTCGACGACCGGCTGACCATCATCGTTCTGACCAACCTCGAAGGGGGCCACGCCGGCGAGATGGCCCGCAAGATCGCTGGCCTGGTCGTCCCGGCGCTCGTCGAGAAGCCGCTGGAACCGATCGCCGACGCCGATGAGGCCGCCACCAAGCGACTCCGCGGCGTCCTCGAGGCCGCCGTCAAAGGCGAGGCCGATCCCGATCTCTTCGCCGAAGCCGCCAAGACGGCTCTCGTCCCCCGCATCAAGGAGACCGCCGGCAAGCTCCCCGACTTCGGCGCCTTGAAGGCTTTCCAACTCGTCGAGCGCAAAGAGGTCGGCGAGACTCTCCGCCTGCGCTACCGAGCGGCCTTCGCGAACGAGACTGTCCGGGCGTCGTTCGTCCTCGACAAGGCGGGCAAGGTCGCCGGCCTGATGATTCAGCCGGGGGAGTGA
- a CDS encoding protein kinase domain-containing protein, producing MNTSHPDEEGIFHTARGIGDPEARAAYLADACAGDAALRRRVGRLLRVHEQDGSFLAEPVCAARLERSAAGEGPGDLIGPYRLVEPIGEGGMGVVYSAEQSDPIRRLVALKVVKPGMDTRQVIARFEIERQALAMMDHPNIARVFDAGATAQGRPYFVMELVPGPPITEYCDRERLTIPERLELFVLVCRAVQHAHQKGVIHRDLKPSNILVKLHDGVATPKVIDFGIAKAVEASLTGRTVYTTTAAQFVGTPMYMSPEQAGLSGVDVDTRSDVYSLGVVLYELLTGTTPFDATTFREAAFDELRRLIREDDPPKPSTRLGSLGETLTSVSADRRTEARRLDRTIRGDLDWMVMKALEKDRRRRYQTANDFARDVMKFLNDEPVDARPPSAWYQFTKYARRNRPTLITAALVGLALVAGTVGSAWQAVRATRAERSAQEHQRRSERHFYAFNLRQVQEIIEQGEVERAQERLASLRDELGERKTSDFGWRYLHLLAARAVETFVKHPADIGPIRISPDGRLLASGDLRGMIRLTDLTSGRVLNTIDGKSGFVRDLSFSPDSRYLLADVETVESPNRVETVIWEISTGNRVGSVGPYDVTWMWPSAFSSSGRRLALVSRATEEGPVTATLFDFASRPARPVLLNELRFQFIGRIALDHATVGSQPYDSSFTVFDTETFQRRWTLSAEARDHGSPVLSEDGRRIGLENDQYIVIRDTATGEEQSRVVRGEGSRLIEIYALSRDGGMLLARSEPPLSLSLINLKDEPPQPRREIPLENPERYQRALAFFSPDASKVAVTPLDGRNEPGPVTVWESATGRHLATYPGQARVLSEVFSPDGESLFLKCDDVVWRWWFGRARYVAPERLDGHRDEAWALAFSPQGRVLASGSDDTENDDTIKLWDPATGRLLKSWRADPGTVSALAFSPDGRVLASASLDPSKNLRLWDVENGLLRRALIGHTDKVRSVAFSPDGRILASAGADRTIRLWEAATGRPLASLSGHANVIRKVVFSPDGRTLASACNDRTVRLWNVASARETRTSHGLEKYAAVAFAPDGSTLAAADEGGDIAVWDVATGDRQRVIHCESTRLMTLAYSPDGQTLAAAGMGRSIRVWDVLTGQELLTLRGHAAQINDLAFEPNGNVLASCSHNGEVRLWRANQRLAGAVEPSSSRP from the coding sequence ATGAACACGAGCCATCCCGACGAGGAGGGGATCTTTCATACGGCCCGAGGGATCGGCGACCCCGAGGCGCGGGCCGCATATCTCGCGGACGCCTGCGCGGGCGACGCGGCGTTGCGACGCCGGGTCGGGAGGTTGCTGCGGGTCCACGAGCAGGACGGGAGCTTTCTGGCCGAACCCGTCTGTGCAGCTCGCCTGGAACGCTCGGCCGCGGGAGAGGGGCCCGGCGACCTCATCGGCCCGTATCGACTGGTCGAGCCGATCGGCGAGGGGGGGATGGGGGTCGTGTACTCGGCCGAGCAGTCCGATCCGATCCGCCGCCTGGTCGCCCTGAAGGTGGTCAAGCCGGGGATGGACACCCGCCAGGTCATCGCCCGATTCGAGATCGAGCGTCAGGCCCTGGCGATGATGGATCACCCCAACATCGCCCGAGTCTTCGACGCCGGCGCCACGGCGCAGGGGCGGCCCTACTTCGTCATGGAGTTGGTCCCCGGCCCGCCGATCACGGAATACTGCGACCGGGAGCGGCTCACCATCCCAGAGCGGCTGGAGCTGTTCGTGCTGGTCTGCCGGGCCGTGCAGCATGCCCACCAGAAGGGGGTGATCCACCGCGACCTGAAACCCTCCAACATTTTGGTGAAGCTGCACGACGGAGTCGCGACGCCCAAGGTCATCGACTTTGGGATCGCCAAGGCCGTCGAGGCGAGTCTCACCGGCAGGACGGTCTACACCACCACCGCCGCGCAGTTCGTCGGCACGCCGATGTACATGAGCCCCGAGCAGGCCGGGCTCTCGGGCGTGGACGTCGATACGCGGAGCGACGTCTATTCCCTGGGCGTGGTGCTGTACGAACTGCTCACCGGCACGACCCCCTTCGACGCCACGACCTTCCGCGAAGCGGCCTTCGACGAACTCCGCCGCCTCATCCGCGAAGACGACCCGCCGAAGCCGAGCACCCGCCTCGGCTCGCTGGGCGAGACCCTCACATCCGTCTCAGCCGATCGCCGGACCGAAGCCCGCCGCCTGGATCGGACCATCCGCGGCGATCTCGACTGGATGGTGATGAAGGCGCTGGAGAAGGATCGCCGACGTCGCTACCAGACGGCCAACGACTTCGCCCGCGACGTCATGAAGTTCCTGAACGACGAGCCTGTCGACGCGCGCCCGCCATCGGCGTGGTATCAGTTCACGAAGTACGCCCGCCGGAACCGACCGACGTTGATCACAGCCGCTCTGGTGGGACTGGCGCTGGTCGCCGGCACCGTCGGGAGCGCCTGGCAGGCGGTCCGAGCGACGAGAGCCGAGCGCAGCGCCCAGGAACACCAACGGCGGTCCGAGAGGCACTTCTATGCGTTCAACCTGCGCCAGGTCCAGGAGATCATTGAACAGGGAGAGGTCGAGAGGGCCCAGGAAAGACTCGCTTCTTTGCGAGACGAGTTGGGCGAGCGAAAGACGAGCGACTTCGGGTGGCGTTACCTCCACCTGCTCGCCGCCCGTGCGGTCGAGACTTTCGTGAAACATCCGGCCGACATCGGCCCGATAAGGATCTCGCCCGACGGACGGCTTCTCGCATCGGGCGATCTGCGGGGGATGATCCGCTTGACGGATCTGACGTCGGGACGGGTTCTCAACACGATCGACGGCAAGTCGGGTTTCGTGAGGGATCTGTCGTTCTCCCCTGACAGTCGCTATCTGCTCGCGGACGTCGAGACCGTCGAGTCGCCGAATCGCGTCGAGACCGTGATCTGGGAGATATCGACCGGGAATCGCGTCGGGAGCGTCGGCCCTTACGATGTCACGTGGATGTGGCCATCTGCGTTCTCATCGTCGGGCCGTCGGCTGGCCCTGGTCTCGCGAGCGACCGAAGAGGGCCCGGTTACGGCAACGCTTTTCGACTTCGCGTCGCGACCTGCCCGGCCGGTCCTTCTCAACGAGCTTCGGTTCCAGTTCATAGGTCGCATCGCCCTCGATCACGCAACAGTCGGGTCGCAGCCTTACGACAGCTCGTTCACAGTCTTCGACACCGAGACGTTTCAACGCCGCTGGACCCTGTCGGCTGAAGCCCGCGATCATGGCAGCCCCGTACTCTCGGAGGACGGCCGGCGAATCGGCCTTGAGAACGACCAATATATCGTGATCCGAGATACCGCGACGGGTGAAGAGCAGAGTCGAGTGGTGCGCGGCGAGGGGTCGCGGCTCATCGAGATCTACGCGCTCAGCCGCGACGGAGGAATGCTCCTGGCCCGGTCGGAGCCTCCCCTGAGCCTGTCCTTGATCAACCTGAAGGACGAGCCGCCGCAACCACGGCGCGAGATCCCGCTGGAGAATCCCGAACGCTATCAAAGAGCCCTGGCCTTTTTCTCGCCGGATGCCTCGAAGGTCGCCGTGACGCCCCTCGACGGTAGAAACGAGCCCGGGCCGGTCACGGTCTGGGAATCGGCCACGGGGCGTCATTTGGCGACGTACCCGGGCCAGGCGCGGGTGCTCTCCGAAGTTTTCTCCCCGGATGGAGAATCGCTGTTCCTGAAGTGCGACGATGTGGTGTGGCGATGGTGGTTCGGGCGGGCGCGGTACGTCGCGCCGGAGCGGCTCGACGGTCACCGGGACGAAGCGTGGGCGCTCGCTTTCTCGCCCCAGGGCCGCGTCCTGGCTTCCGGCAGCGACGATACCGAGAACGACGACACGATCAAGCTCTGGGATCCGGCGACAGGGCGGCTCCTCAAGAGTTGGCGCGCCGATCCCGGCACGGTCTCGGCCCTCGCCTTCTCGCCAGACGGCCGCGTCCTCGCCTCTGCGAGCCTCGACCCCTCGAAGAACCTCCGCCTCTGGGACGTCGAGAACGGCCTCCTGCGCCGTGCCCTGATCGGCCACACCGATAAGGTCCGCTCGGTCGCCTTCTCACCGGACGGCCGCATCCTCGCGTCGGCCGGGGCCGACCGTACGATCCGGCTCTGGGAAGCCGCGACCGGTCGTCCGCTGGCCTCGCTCTCAGGGCACGCCAACGTCATTCGCAAGGTGGTCTTCAGCCCGGACGGCCGAACTCTCGCCTCGGCTTGCAACGACAGGACCGTGCGTCTGTGGAACGTCGCCTCAGCCCGGGAGACGCGGACGTCCCACGGTCTCGAGAAGTATGCGGCCGTCGCCTTCGCCCCTGATGGTTCGACGCTCGCCGCGGCCGACGAAGGGGGCGACATCGCCGTTTGGGACGTGGCCACGGGTGACCGCCAACGCGTGATTCACTGCGAGTCGACCCGGCTCATGACCCTGGCCTATTCACCCGACGGACAAACCCTGGCCGCGGCGGGCATGGGCCGATCGATTCGCGTCTGGGACGTCCTCACCGGCCAGGAACTTCTGACTCTCCGAGGCCATGCCGCCCAGATCAACGATCTGGCGTTCGAGCCCAACGGCAACGTCCTCGCCTCGTGCAGCCACAACGGCGAGGTCAGGCTCTGGCGTGCGAATCAACGACTTGCCGGCGCCGTCGAACCCTCGTCCAGCCGGCCCTAA
- a CDS encoding serine/threonine-protein kinase yields MNPSRLDEEAIFHAARRIDDPEARVAYLMEACADDATLRRRIVRLLRVYESDESFLAEPPCALTPAQSAGVASGEVIGPYRLVNVIGEGGMGVVYMAEQSAPVRRQVALKIVKPGMDTKQVIARFEIERQALAMMDHPNIARVFDAGATAQGRPYFVMELVHGLPITEYCDRERLSVPERLELFVLVCRAVQHAHQKGVIHRDIKPSNILVTLQDGVATPKVIDFGIAKAVAGSLTDKTLFTTATQFVGTPMYMSPEQAGLAGVDVDTRSDVYSLGVVLYELLTGTTPFDSTTFREAAFDDLRRLIREEEPPKLSTRLGSLGEMLTVVSADRQVDPRRLDRTIRGDLDWIVMKAMEKDRGRRYQTANDFAADVMRFLNDQPVDASPPSTWYRFTKYARRNRAALTTVSLVAAALVLGLAASVATTVRAIKAEQKTAAALTRVRESLAEVDRQRDRARRVVDDMYTQVAERWLTREGSLSPIQREFLEKALAFYEEFAREQSGDPRVRVEAAKAAERVGQIRHRLGLHAAAKEAIRKTLDTWRRLVDEQPEQPEHRRGLAHSLCSMGSAHMAIDEIADAERTFREAVALQRPLAEAPGLPEDHWELAMSLRSLSQLLWLTGRDDECEQVALQGISMLNRLVAEHPEDSSYLRGLALAEMDLASEMCRREERLADAEVRARRAIDLFRRQVNEDPSDPLNQANLGSAYQCLANTYRFRHRPREAVEELRLALPIWERLAADDPNLHAVRRSLGGTLHFLAEQLMWLQQYDEAEPLLSRSVEVVESLIAEFPTVPLYRSDLAVCTSKLGRLLAQHGRNAEAREAFDQSCENMRNLVKDHPESAFYRRCLASNCYTAAVDYATFQGGEPGDAVRARDLAREAIQVDSRAAGFWMGLALAEYRCGDLDAALTAETRSLQMRKGYASNYDWLLLALIHLERGDRQQAQEWACRAFNNRSPGDWRAAEPDLSRLIRENEARLRSLLPACTE; encoded by the coding sequence ATGAACCCGAGCCGTCTCGACGAGGAAGCGATCTTCCATGCAGCCCGGCGGATCGACGACCCCGAGGCGCGGGTTGCGTATCTGATGGAAGCCTGTGCGGACGACGCGACGCTTCGACGGCGAATCGTGCGGTTGCTGCGGGTCTACGAGAGCGACGAGAGCTTTCTGGCCGAGCCGCCCTGCGCCTTGACTCCTGCCCAATCGGCGGGCGTCGCTTCCGGCGAGGTCATCGGCCCGTACCGCCTTGTGAATGTGATCGGCGAGGGGGGGATGGGCGTCGTCTACATGGCCGAGCAGTCCGCGCCGGTCCGCCGCCAGGTCGCCCTGAAAATCGTCAAGCCGGGAATGGATACGAAGCAGGTCATCGCCCGATTCGAGATCGAGCGTCAGGCCCTGGCGATGATGGATCACCCCAACATCGCCCGAGTCTTCGACGCCGGCGCCACGGCGCAGGGGCGGCCCTACTTCGTCATGGAGCTGGTGCACGGCCTGCCGATCACCGAATATTGCGACCGCGAGCGGCTGTCCGTTCCCGAGCGGCTGGAGCTGTTCGTCCTCGTCTGCCGGGCCGTGCAGCACGCCCACCAGAAGGGGGTGATCCACCGCGACATCAAGCCGTCCAACATCCTGGTGACGCTGCAGGACGGAGTCGCGACGCCCAAGGTCATCGACTTTGGGATCGCCAAGGCCGTTGCAGGAAGCCTCACCGATAAAACGCTCTTCACCACCGCGACTCAATTCGTCGGCACGCCGATGTACATGAGCCCCGAGCAGGCCGGGCTCGCGGGCGTGGACGTCGATACGCGGAGCGACGTCTATTCCCTGGGCGTGGTGCTGTACGAACTGCTCACCGGCACGACCCCCTTCGACTCCACGACCTTCCGCGAAGCGGCCTTCGACGACCTCCGCCGCCTCATCCGCGAGGAAGAACCGCCGAAGCTGAGCACCCGCCTCGGCTCGCTGGGCGAGATGCTCACCGTGGTGTCGGCCGACCGCCAGGTCGATCCGCGTCGCCTGGATCGGACCATCCGCGGCGATCTCGACTGGATCGTGATGAAGGCGATGGAGAAGGACCGCGGGCGCCGCTACCAGACGGCCAACGACTTCGCCGCCGACGTCATGCGGTTCCTGAACGATCAGCCCGTCGACGCGTCGCCGCCGTCGACATGGTATCGGTTCACGAAGTACGCCCGCCGCAACCGCGCCGCCCTGACCACCGTATCCCTCGTCGCCGCCGCCCTCGTGCTGGGCCTCGCGGCCAGCGTTGCGACGACGGTCCGGGCGATCAAAGCCGAACAGAAGACCGCCGCCGCCCTGACTCGCGTGCGTGAAAGCCTCGCCGAGGTCGATCGCCAGCGCGACCGGGCCCGCCGCGTCGTGGACGACATGTACACGCAGGTCGCCGAGCGCTGGCTCACGCGCGAAGGCAGCCTGTCTCCGATCCAGCGCGAGTTTCTGGAAAAGGCCCTGGCGTTCTACGAGGAATTCGCTCGTGAGCAGTCCGGCGACCCTCGGGTGCGGGTTGAGGCCGCGAAGGCCGCCGAGCGCGTCGGCCAGATCCGACACCGGCTCGGCCTGCATGCGGCGGCCAAGGAAGCGATTCGCAAGACGTTGGACACCTGGCGTCGCCTTGTCGATGAACAGCCGGAACAACCCGAGCATCGCCGAGGACTCGCCCACAGCCTTTGCTCGATGGGTTCGGCGCACATGGCCATCGATGAGATCGCCGACGCCGAGCGAACCTTTCGCGAAGCCGTCGCACTTCAAAGGCCCCTGGCCGAAGCGCCGGGCCTGCCCGAGGACCACTGGGAATTGGCGATGAGCCTGCGCTCGTTGAGCCAACTGCTCTGGTTGACGGGAAGGGACGACGAGTGCGAGCAGGTCGCCCTTCAAGGCATCAGCATGCTCAATCGCCTGGTCGCCGAACATCCTGAAGACTCGAGCTACCTTCGAGGCCTGGCCCTGGCGGAGATGGATCTGGCCTCGGAGATGTGCCGCCGAGAGGAGCGGTTGGCCGATGCGGAGGTCAGAGCTCGGCGGGCGATCGATCTGTTTCGACGCCAGGTGAATGAAGATCCTTCGGATCCGTTGAATCAAGCGAATTTAGGATCCGCCTATCAATGTCTCGCCAACACCTATCGCTTCAGGCATCGGCCCAGAGAGGCCGTCGAGGAACTGCGTCTCGCCTTGCCGATCTGGGAGCGTCTGGCGGCCGACGACCCGAATCTGCATGCCGTCCGACGAAGTCTAGGCGGCACGCTGCATTTCCTTGCGGAGCAGCTCATGTGGCTCCAGCAGTATGACGAGGCGGAGCCGCTGCTGAGCCGCTCGGTCGAAGTCGTCGAGAGTCTCATCGCCGAGTTTCCCACCGTCCCCCTGTACCGGAGCGATCTGGCGGTCTGTACGTCGAAACTGGGGCGGCTGCTCGCTCAGCATGGTCGGAACGCCGAGGCCCGCGAGGCGTTCGATCAGTCGTGCGAGAACATGCGAAACCTGGTGAAGGATCACCCGGAATCGGCTTTTTATCGACGCTGCCTCGCCTCGAACTGTTACACGGCGGCGGTCGACTACGCCACATTCCAGGGGGGCGAACCGGGCGACGCCGTCCGCGCCCGCGATCTGGCCCGCGAAGCCATCCAGGTCGATTCGCGTGCAGCCGGCTTCTGGATGGGGCTCGCCCTGGCCGAGTACCGTTGCGGAGACCTCGACGCCGCTCTCACGGCGGAAACCAGGTCTCTCCAGATGCGCAAGGGGTACGCTTCGAACTACGACTGGTTGCTCCTGGCACTGATCCATCTGGAACGAGGAGACCGCCAGCAGGCTCAGGAATGGGCGTGTCGGGCCTTCAACAATCGATCGCCGGGAGATTGGCGTGCCGCCGAGCCGGATCTCAGTCGCCTCATCCGTGAGAACGAGGCGAGGCTGAGGTCGCTTCTCCCAGCCTGCACCGAGTAA